One window of Drosophila busckii strain San Diego stock center, stock number 13000-0081.31 chromosome 3L, ASM1175060v1, whole genome shotgun sequence genomic DNA carries:
- the LOC108600100 gene encoding bifunctional 3'-phosphoadenosine 5'-phosphosulfate synthase isoform X3: MNEAPEHSKKRQKTCLQVATNVTEQKHHVTRETRGRNLGLSRGFRGCTVWLTGLSGAGKTSIAFELEAYLVSRGIPAYGLDGDNIRTGLNKNLGFTPADREENIRRVGEVAKLFADSGVVSICSFVSPFADDRDMARKIHKDADLKFYEIFVDTPLDVCETRDVKGLYKKAREGVIKGFTGITQEYERPQQPELVVNTHDCTVRESTQQLVTLLEQEGIIPRSLRDVDLLPELYPSEANESQELVKEAESLQSLEISTVELQWVQVLAEGWAYPLRGFMREDEYLQTLHFNTLQSGLDASYRENHSVPIVLSASAEDKQRLDGVSAITLKHEGKAVAILRRPEFYFQRKEERLARQFGTSNANHPYSKMVYESGDYLVGGELSVIERIRWRDGLDQYRLTPNELRDKFKELNADAIFAFQLRNPIHNGHALLMQDTKRQLLERGFKQPVLLLHPLGGWTKDDDVPLQVRMAQHQAVLDSGVLRREDTVLAIFPSPMMYAGPTEVQWHAKARMNAGANFYIVGRDPAGMPHPDKQAYPDGNLYDATHGARVLKMAQGLDSMEILPFRVAAYDKTATAMAFFDPQRKDDFEFISGTKMRTLAKTGASPPDGFMEPQAWKILATYYQNLPQA; the protein is encoded by the exons ATGAATGAAGCACCTGAGCACAGTAAAAAGCGTCAAAAGacg TGCCTACAAGTGGCCACGAATGTAACCGAGCAGAAGCATCATGTGACGCGTGAGACGCGCGGCAGAAACTTGGGTTTGAGTCGCGGCTTTCGTGGCTGCACCGTTTGGTTAACTG GTCTCAGTGGCGCTGGCAAAACATCGATTGCTTTTGAGCTGGAGGCGTATCTGGTCTCCAGAGGCATACCGGCCTATGGTCTGGATGGCGATAACATTCGCACCGGTCTGAACAAGAATCTAGGCTTTACGCCTGCGGATCGCGAGGAGAACATACGACGCGTTGGCGAGGTTGCCAAGTTGTTTGCGGATAGCGGCGTTGTGTCCATCTGCAGCTTTGTCTCGCCTTTTGCCGATGATCGTGACATGGCGCGCAAAATACACAAGGATGCGGATCTAAAATTCTACGAAATCTTTGTGGATACGCCGCTAGATGTATGTGAGACCCGTGATGTCAAGGGACTGTACAAAAAGGCGCGCGAGGGTGTCATCAAGGGCTTCACGGGCATAACGCAGGAATATGAGCGGCCGCAGCAGCCGGAGCTGGTGGTCAATACGCACGACTGCACAGTGCGCGAGTCCACACAGCAGCTAGTGACTTTGCTGGAGCAGGAGGGTATCATACCGCGTTCGCTGCGTGATGTTGACTTGTTACCGGAGCTGTATCCCAGCGAAGCCAACGAGTCGCAGGAACTGGTCAAGGAGGCCGAGTCACTGCAGTCGCTGGAGATTAGCACTGTGGAGCTGCAGTGGGTGCAGGTGCTGGCCGAAGGCTGGGCGTATCCGCTGCGTGGTTTCATGCGTGAGGATGAGTATCTGCAGACACTACATTTTAACACGCTGCAAAGCGGTCTGGATGCCTCGTACCGCGAGAATCATTCGGTGCCCATTGTACTTAGCGCCAGCGCCGAGGACAAGCAACGTTTAGATGGCGTCTCGGCGATAACGCTCAAGCACGAGGGCAAGGCAGTGGCCATACTGCGTCGTCCGGAGTTTTACTTCCAGCGCAAGGAGGAGCGTCTTGCGCGCCAGTTTGGCACCAGCAATGCCAATCATCCGTACAGCAAGATGGTCTACGAGTCCGGCGATTATTTGGTCGGTGGTGAACTGTCAGTCATTGAGCGCATCCGCTGGCGCGATGGGTTGGACCAATATCGCCTGACGCCCAACGAGCTGCGTGACAAGTTCAAGGAGCTCAATGCGGATGCCATTTTCGCCTTTCAGCTGCGTAATCCCATACACAACGGGCACGCGCTTCTCATGCAGGACACCAAACGCCAGCTGCTCGAGCGTGGCTTTAAGCAGCCCGTGCTGCTTCTGCATCCGCTGGGCGGTTGGACAAAGGACGATGATGTACCGCTGCAGGTGCGCATGGCACAACATCAGGCTGTGCTCGACTCAGGCGTGCTCCGACGCGAGGACACCGTGCTGGCCATCTTCCCCTCGCCCATGATGTATGCTGGGCCAACGGAGGTGCAGTGGCATGCCAAGGCTCGCATGAATGCGGGCgccaatttttatattgtgggCCGTGATCCGGCCGGCATGCCGCATCCGGACAAGCAGGCATATCCCGATGGTAATCTCTACGATGCTACGCATGGCGCACGTGTGCTCAAGATGGCACAAGGCCTGGACAGCATGGAG ATTCTGCCGTTCCGCGTGGCTGCCTATGACAAGACAGCTACTGCCATGGCCTTCTTTGATCCGCAGCGCAAGGATGATTTTGAGTTTATATCTGGTACCAAGATGCGCACCTTGGCCAAGACAGGTGCCAGTCCACCTGATGGCTTTATGGAGCCGCAGGCCTGGAAGATACTCGCTACCTACTATCAGAACCTGCCGCAGGCGTAA
- the LOC108600100 gene encoding bifunctional 3'-phosphoadenosine 5'-phosphosulfate synthase isoform X1: MFTKRANLLHSNQHNNNNNNNNNNTATSCALNPDKCSDLCLQVATNVTEQKHHVTRETRGRNLGLSRGFRGCTVWLTGLSGAGKTSIAFELEAYLVSRGIPAYGLDGDNIRTGLNKNLGFTPADREENIRRVGEVAKLFADSGVVSICSFVSPFADDRDMARKIHKDADLKFYEIFVDTPLDVCETRDVKGLYKKAREGVIKGFTGITQEYERPQQPELVVNTHDCTVRESTQQLVTLLEQEGIIPRSLRDVDLLPELYPSEANESQELVKEAESLQSLEISTVELQWVQVLAEGWAYPLRGFMREDEYLQTLHFNTLQSGLDASYRENHSVPIVLSASAEDKQRLDGVSAITLKHEGKAVAILRRPEFYFQRKEERLARQFGTSNANHPYSKMVYESGDYLVGGELSVIERIRWRDGLDQYRLTPNELRDKFKELNADAIFAFQLRNPIHNGHALLMQDTKRQLLERGFKQPVLLLHPLGGWTKDDDVPLQVRMAQHQAVLDSGVLRREDTVLAIFPSPMMYAGPTEVQWHAKARMNAGANFYIVGRDPAGMPHPDKQAYPDGNLYDATHGARVLKMAQGLDSMEILPFRVAAYDKTATAMAFFDPQRKDDFEFISGTKMRTLAKTGASPPDGFMEPQAWKILATYYQNLPQA; encoded by the exons ATGTTTACAAAACGCGCTAATTTGCTGCACAGTAATCagcataataacaacaacaacaataataataataacactGCTACAAGTTGTGCTTTAAATCCTGACAAGTGCAGCGACCTA TGCCTACAAGTGGCCACGAATGTAACCGAGCAGAAGCATCATGTGACGCGTGAGACGCGCGGCAGAAACTTGGGTTTGAGTCGCGGCTTTCGTGGCTGCACCGTTTGGTTAACTG GTCTCAGTGGCGCTGGCAAAACATCGATTGCTTTTGAGCTGGAGGCGTATCTGGTCTCCAGAGGCATACCGGCCTATGGTCTGGATGGCGATAACATTCGCACCGGTCTGAACAAGAATCTAGGCTTTACGCCTGCGGATCGCGAGGAGAACATACGACGCGTTGGCGAGGTTGCCAAGTTGTTTGCGGATAGCGGCGTTGTGTCCATCTGCAGCTTTGTCTCGCCTTTTGCCGATGATCGTGACATGGCGCGCAAAATACACAAGGATGCGGATCTAAAATTCTACGAAATCTTTGTGGATACGCCGCTAGATGTATGTGAGACCCGTGATGTCAAGGGACTGTACAAAAAGGCGCGCGAGGGTGTCATCAAGGGCTTCACGGGCATAACGCAGGAATATGAGCGGCCGCAGCAGCCGGAGCTGGTGGTCAATACGCACGACTGCACAGTGCGCGAGTCCACACAGCAGCTAGTGACTTTGCTGGAGCAGGAGGGTATCATACCGCGTTCGCTGCGTGATGTTGACTTGTTACCGGAGCTGTATCCCAGCGAAGCCAACGAGTCGCAGGAACTGGTCAAGGAGGCCGAGTCACTGCAGTCGCTGGAGATTAGCACTGTGGAGCTGCAGTGGGTGCAGGTGCTGGCCGAAGGCTGGGCGTATCCGCTGCGTGGTTTCATGCGTGAGGATGAGTATCTGCAGACACTACATTTTAACACGCTGCAAAGCGGTCTGGATGCCTCGTACCGCGAGAATCATTCGGTGCCCATTGTACTTAGCGCCAGCGCCGAGGACAAGCAACGTTTAGATGGCGTCTCGGCGATAACGCTCAAGCACGAGGGCAAGGCAGTGGCCATACTGCGTCGTCCGGAGTTTTACTTCCAGCGCAAGGAGGAGCGTCTTGCGCGCCAGTTTGGCACCAGCAATGCCAATCATCCGTACAGCAAGATGGTCTACGAGTCCGGCGATTATTTGGTCGGTGGTGAACTGTCAGTCATTGAGCGCATCCGCTGGCGCGATGGGTTGGACCAATATCGCCTGACGCCCAACGAGCTGCGTGACAAGTTCAAGGAGCTCAATGCGGATGCCATTTTCGCCTTTCAGCTGCGTAATCCCATACACAACGGGCACGCGCTTCTCATGCAGGACACCAAACGCCAGCTGCTCGAGCGTGGCTTTAAGCAGCCCGTGCTGCTTCTGCATCCGCTGGGCGGTTGGACAAAGGACGATGATGTACCGCTGCAGGTGCGCATGGCACAACATCAGGCTGTGCTCGACTCAGGCGTGCTCCGACGCGAGGACACCGTGCTGGCCATCTTCCCCTCGCCCATGATGTATGCTGGGCCAACGGAGGTGCAGTGGCATGCCAAGGCTCGCATGAATGCGGGCgccaatttttatattgtgggCCGTGATCCGGCCGGCATGCCGCATCCGGACAAGCAGGCATATCCCGATGGTAATCTCTACGATGCTACGCATGGCGCACGTGTGCTCAAGATGGCACAAGGCCTGGACAGCATGGAG ATTCTGCCGTTCCGCGTGGCTGCCTATGACAAGACAGCTACTGCCATGGCCTTCTTTGATCCGCAGCGCAAGGATGATTTTGAGTTTATATCTGGTACCAAGATGCGCACCTTGGCCAAGACAGGTGCCAGTCCACCTGATGGCTTTATGGAGCCGCAGGCCTGGAAGATACTCGCTACCTACTATCAGAACCTGCCGCAGGCGTAA
- the LOC108600100 gene encoding bifunctional 3'-phosphoadenosine 5'-phosphosulfate synthase isoform X2: MPNPPIGFYPHLKRRCLQVATNVTEQKHHVTRETRGRNLGLSRGFRGCTVWLTGLSGAGKTSIAFELEAYLVSRGIPAYGLDGDNIRTGLNKNLGFTPADREENIRRVGEVAKLFADSGVVSICSFVSPFADDRDMARKIHKDADLKFYEIFVDTPLDVCETRDVKGLYKKAREGVIKGFTGITQEYERPQQPELVVNTHDCTVRESTQQLVTLLEQEGIIPRSLRDVDLLPELYPSEANESQELVKEAESLQSLEISTVELQWVQVLAEGWAYPLRGFMREDEYLQTLHFNTLQSGLDASYRENHSVPIVLSASAEDKQRLDGVSAITLKHEGKAVAILRRPEFYFQRKEERLARQFGTSNANHPYSKMVYESGDYLVGGELSVIERIRWRDGLDQYRLTPNELRDKFKELNADAIFAFQLRNPIHNGHALLMQDTKRQLLERGFKQPVLLLHPLGGWTKDDDVPLQVRMAQHQAVLDSGVLRREDTVLAIFPSPMMYAGPTEVQWHAKARMNAGANFYIVGRDPAGMPHPDKQAYPDGNLYDATHGARVLKMAQGLDSMEILPFRVAAYDKTATAMAFFDPQRKDDFEFISGTKMRTLAKTGASPPDGFMEPQAWKILATYYQNLPQA; this comes from the exons ATGCCCAATCCGCCAATTGGCTTCTATCCGCACTTGAAGCGCAGG TGCCTACAAGTGGCCACGAATGTAACCGAGCAGAAGCATCATGTGACGCGTGAGACGCGCGGCAGAAACTTGGGTTTGAGTCGCGGCTTTCGTGGCTGCACCGTTTGGTTAACTG GTCTCAGTGGCGCTGGCAAAACATCGATTGCTTTTGAGCTGGAGGCGTATCTGGTCTCCAGAGGCATACCGGCCTATGGTCTGGATGGCGATAACATTCGCACCGGTCTGAACAAGAATCTAGGCTTTACGCCTGCGGATCGCGAGGAGAACATACGACGCGTTGGCGAGGTTGCCAAGTTGTTTGCGGATAGCGGCGTTGTGTCCATCTGCAGCTTTGTCTCGCCTTTTGCCGATGATCGTGACATGGCGCGCAAAATACACAAGGATGCGGATCTAAAATTCTACGAAATCTTTGTGGATACGCCGCTAGATGTATGTGAGACCCGTGATGTCAAGGGACTGTACAAAAAGGCGCGCGAGGGTGTCATCAAGGGCTTCACGGGCATAACGCAGGAATATGAGCGGCCGCAGCAGCCGGAGCTGGTGGTCAATACGCACGACTGCACAGTGCGCGAGTCCACACAGCAGCTAGTGACTTTGCTGGAGCAGGAGGGTATCATACCGCGTTCGCTGCGTGATGTTGACTTGTTACCGGAGCTGTATCCCAGCGAAGCCAACGAGTCGCAGGAACTGGTCAAGGAGGCCGAGTCACTGCAGTCGCTGGAGATTAGCACTGTGGAGCTGCAGTGGGTGCAGGTGCTGGCCGAAGGCTGGGCGTATCCGCTGCGTGGTTTCATGCGTGAGGATGAGTATCTGCAGACACTACATTTTAACACGCTGCAAAGCGGTCTGGATGCCTCGTACCGCGAGAATCATTCGGTGCCCATTGTACTTAGCGCCAGCGCCGAGGACAAGCAACGTTTAGATGGCGTCTCGGCGATAACGCTCAAGCACGAGGGCAAGGCAGTGGCCATACTGCGTCGTCCGGAGTTTTACTTCCAGCGCAAGGAGGAGCGTCTTGCGCGCCAGTTTGGCACCAGCAATGCCAATCATCCGTACAGCAAGATGGTCTACGAGTCCGGCGATTATTTGGTCGGTGGTGAACTGTCAGTCATTGAGCGCATCCGCTGGCGCGATGGGTTGGACCAATATCGCCTGACGCCCAACGAGCTGCGTGACAAGTTCAAGGAGCTCAATGCGGATGCCATTTTCGCCTTTCAGCTGCGTAATCCCATACACAACGGGCACGCGCTTCTCATGCAGGACACCAAACGCCAGCTGCTCGAGCGTGGCTTTAAGCAGCCCGTGCTGCTTCTGCATCCGCTGGGCGGTTGGACAAAGGACGATGATGTACCGCTGCAGGTGCGCATGGCACAACATCAGGCTGTGCTCGACTCAGGCGTGCTCCGACGCGAGGACACCGTGCTGGCCATCTTCCCCTCGCCCATGATGTATGCTGGGCCAACGGAGGTGCAGTGGCATGCCAAGGCTCGCATGAATGCGGGCgccaatttttatattgtgggCCGTGATCCGGCCGGCATGCCGCATCCGGACAAGCAGGCATATCCCGATGGTAATCTCTACGATGCTACGCATGGCGCACGTGTGCTCAAGATGGCACAAGGCCTGGACAGCATGGAG ATTCTGCCGTTCCGCGTGGCTGCCTATGACAAGACAGCTACTGCCATGGCCTTCTTTGATCCGCAGCGCAAGGATGATTTTGAGTTTATATCTGGTACCAAGATGCGCACCTTGGCCAAGACAGGTGCCAGTCCACCTGATGGCTTTATGGAGCCGCAGGCCTGGAAGATACTCGCTACCTACTATCAGAACCTGCCGCAGGCGTAA
- the LOC108598680 gene encoding serine/threonine-protein kinase PLK4, with product MLPYRNYGETIDEYEVQHLLGKGGFACVYKAKCLRTHQEVAIKMIDKKLIQGSGLTNRVRQEVDIHSRLKHPSVLQLYTFFQDASYVYLVLELADNGELQRYMNQQMKRPFTEDETSSILRQVVAGLLYLHSHNIMHRDISLSNLLLSKDMHIKIADFGLATQLKRPDERHMTMCGTPNYISPEVVSHLSHGLPADLWSVGCMVYTLLVGRPPFDTDAVQSTLNKVVHSDYTMPSHLSYEARDLIDKLLRKNPSERISLEQVLRHPFMTQAAGIAISYSTSGASEAYSIASGDSGIITFASNDSKNSHRLRSMEQQSAVQMLPQIQEEYGYYQEQRQQYVQPVAPLRQCSSETVDTGIDMDWQMGGSQKGNFLAHSTPVVATTPMAPPATVAARESKESISVPPLSTLRLQPTRYKTKNAIMSIVAKGDVVVEFLKSKGKMNEDRISDICRITSDGRHIRIYQPDPGRSLATGECVYSYDNLPSKHWKKYIYAARFVSLVRSKTPKVTYFSKLAKCHLMENMSDFEMSYYSGAKLLKSPSEGVKVYNAHGMLYTDQASPEAKRLIDHSNECFAHCLSISNALELAQTGANTCFPVTIGRRPVADAPTAQRSEGLKDTTNFAYSTPKSQQGSFNFSISTISSMQSSADALRPQLIAAQQNVPIKRLTIPGIGTATELSHGVVQMQFHDGAVISVIPEAQGGGITYTQPSGVSTHFPDHDDLPLAVRDRLSQLPQVQMKLKSAPLIGNKKFDCNMMTPKTTSGPCYNRMLI from the exons ATGCTACCATACCGGAATTATGGAGAAACTATTGAT GAATATGAAGTACAGCACCTGCTGGGAAAGGGTGGCTTCGCTTGTGTTTACAAAGCAAAATGCCTGCGCACACATCAGGaagttgctataaaaatg attGATAAAAAGTTAATACAGGGCTCTGGACTGACGAATCGGGTGCGGCAGGAAGTGGATATACATTCACGATTGAAACATCCTTCTGTGCTGCAGCTGTACACGTTCTTTCAAGATGCAAGCTATGTGTATTTGGTATTGGAATTGGCTGACAACGGTGAACTTCAACGTTATATGAATCAGCAAATGAAGCGTCCTTTTACCGAGGACGAAACATCCTCCATTCTGCGTCAGGTGGTAGCTGGGCTGCTCTATTTGCATTCACACAACATCATGCATCGCGACATATCGTTATCTAATCTCCTACTCAGTAAAGATATGCACATTAAAATAGCTGACTTTGGCCTAGCCACGCAACTGAAACGTCCCGACGAACGCCACATGACTATGTGCGGCACGCCAAACTATATTTCTCCAGAGGTAGTCTCACATCTGTCGCACGGTCTGCCAGCCGATCTGTGGAGCGTTGGCTGCATGGTATACACATTGCTAGTGGGCCGCCCACCCTTTGACACGGACGCTGTGCAATCAACGCTTAACAAGGTGGTGCACTCCGACTACACCATGCCGAGCCACTTGTCCTATGAGGCTCGCGATTTAATAGACAAGCTCTTGCGAAAAAACCCCAGTGAACGCATCTCACTCGAACAAGTGCTACGGCATCCATTCATGACACAGGCGGCTGGGATCGCCATCAGCTACTCCACATCTGGTGCCTCGGAAGCTTATAGCATTGCCAGCGGTGACAGTGGAATCATTACCTTTGCTAGCA ATGATTCAAAAAACTCGCATCGTTTGCGTTCGATGGAGCAGCAATCTGCGGTGCAAATGCTTCCACAGATTCAGGAGGAATATGGTTATTATCAAGAGCAACGGCAACAGTATGTACAACCAGTAGCACCATTAAGGCAATGTTCGTCTGAGACTGTGGATACTGGCATAGATATGGATTGGCAGATGGGTGGGTCACAGAAAGGTAATTTTCTGGCGCATTCCACTCCTGTGGTCGCAACAACACCAATGGCACCACCTGCTACAGTAGCTGCTAGAGAAAGTAAGGAGAGCATTTCTGTGCCTCCATTAAGCACACTTAGACTACAGCCCACACGTTATAAGACAAAAAATGCCATCATGAGCATTGTCGCGAAAGGTGATGTTGTCGTAGAGTTCTTAAAATCAAAAGGCAAAATGAACGAAGATCGCATTTCTGATATTTGTCGCATAACTAGTGATGGACGTCATATAAGAATTTATCAACCTGATCCTGGACG AAGTTTAGCAACTGGGGAATGCGTTTATAGCTATGATAACTTACCCAGCAAACACTggaagaaatatatttatgcggCGCGTTTTGTGAGTCTGGTGCGCAGTAAGACTCCTAAGGTGACGTACTTTAGCAAATTGGCAAAGTGCCATTTGATGGAAAACATGTCCGATTTCGAAATGAGCTACTACTCGGGCGCTAAGCTTTTAAAATCTCCCAGCGAAGGTGTCAAAGTATACAATGCACATGGCATGCTTTACACAGATCAAGCCTCTCCGGAAGCCAAGCGATTAATCGACCATAGCAACGAGTGCTTCGCCCATTGCCTTAGCATATCCAATGCTCTGGAACTTGCACAAACTGGTGCAAACACTTGCTTTCCTGTTACCATTGGACGCAGACCTGTTGCAGACGCGCCAACAGCACAGCGTTCCGAAGGGCTCAAAGACACtacaaattttgcatattcCACGCCTAAATCCCAACAG GGATCATTCAATTTCTCAATCAGCACAATTTCTTCTATGCAAAGTAGTGCAGATGCTTTGAGACCTCAACTTATAGCTGCCCAACAAAACGTTCCCATCAAGCGCTTAACCATACCAGGTATAGGCACAGCCACTGAG ctcTCCCATGGAGTTGTACAAATGCAATTCCATGATGGAGCAGTGATCTCAGTAATACCAGAAGCACAAGGTGGTGGTATAACATACACACAACCCAGCGGTGTCTCTACTCATTTTCCTGATCATGACGACCTGCCATTGGCAGTTAGGGATCGTCTCTCACAGTTGCCTCAAGTCCAGATGAAACTGAAGTCTGCACCATTGATTGGCAACAAGAAATTCGACTGCAACATGATGACACCCAAGACAACGTCTGGGCCTTGTTACAATCGCAtgctaatataa
- the LOC108599669 gene encoding serine protease inhibitor 77Ba, whose amino-acid sequence MILKDGLLYSVLATLLLAVIITAQQNGPLLSVGHSLQALTPKTAFQAHNSPDNALRSNFRVETLRKIAVGAQQFGLDLLMRISEEVAKANRDFMISPFSVWSLLLLLYEGSAGQTYEQLRQALRINVPDEDLRAVYRIWSTYLNVSTSTIEVASLQALYVDITSHVKSSYREVAKSYNVQPMEVDFYKKETVVEINEATNRSTRGLIPYTVLPQDIYGSKMFMLTSLFFKGQWKFPFNETATRLEPFYDENGAVITQIPMMAQEGNFAYATNIEGLDGYLLELPYGTQDRLSMIVVLPKRGFKLNDIANNLKELGLTPIIERLNKFKREAPEDNEVEVIMPKFTTTTDFNLVKLLNNMGIRDLFDQSRSDLSRLADGLFAKLCIHSTKIIVDELGTTAAAVTAASLSNKSTPPKFQLNRPFQYMIIDKSTHLLLFAGQVRNPKAT is encoded by the exons ATGATCTTAAAAG aCGGCTTGTTATACAGCGTGCTTGCAACTCTGCTTCTTGCTGTTATCATTACTGCACAGCAAAACGGGCCACTATTATCTGTGGGGCATTCCCTCCAGGCGCTTACACCGAAGACGGCCTTTCAGGCTCACAATAGTCCTGACAATGCGTTACGATCAAATTTCCGGGTTGAGACACTGCGAAAAATTGCAGTAGGAGCTCAGCAATTTGGACTCGATCTTTTGATGCGAATCTCTGAGGAAGTAGCAAAGGCTAATAGAGACTTTATGATATCACCATTTTCGGTAtggtcgctgctgttgctattataCGAGGGCTCTGCCGGCCAAACATATGAGCAACTTCGACAAGCGCTGCGCATTAATGTCCCGGATGAGGATCTACGTGCTGTCTATCGCATTTGGAGCACATATCTAAA TGTGAGCACCTCGACAATTGAAGTGGCCTCACTTCAGGCATTATATGTGGACATAACATCGCATGTGAAGAGCAGTTATCGTGAGGTGGCCAAGTCTTACAATGTGCAGCCCATGGAGGTTGACTTTTACAAGAAGGAGACGGTAGTGGAGATTAATGAGGCTACTAATCGCAGCACACGCGGCCTAATTCCTTACACAGTGCTACCCCAGGATATCTACGGTTCCAAAATGTTTATGCTCACGTCGCTATTCTTCAAAGGCCAGTGGAAG TTTCCGTTTAATGAAACCGCCACGCGTTTGGAGCCTTTCTATGATGAAAATGGAGCCGTGATTACGCAAATACCTATGATGGCACAAGAAGGTAACTTTGCTTATGCTACAAATATAGAGGGATTGGATGGTTATTTATTGGAACTGCCCTATGGTACACAGGATCGTTTGTCCATGATTGTCGTACTTCCAAAGCGTGGCTTTAAGCTTAACGATATTGCCAACAACTTGAAGGAGTTGGGACTAACACCCATTATCGAACGTCTCAACAAGTTCAAGCGAGAAGCTCCGGAGGACAACGAAGTTGAAGTAATCATGCCAAAGTTTACCACAACTACGGACTTCAACTTAGTCAAATTGCTTAACAAC ATGGGCATTCGAGACCTATTCGATCAAAGTCGCTCCGATCTAAGCCGTTTGGCCGATGGACTCTTTGCCAAACTCTGCATACACTCAACCAAAATCATTGTAGATGAGTTGGgcacaactgcagcagctgttacaGCAGCCTCACTGAGCAACAAGTCAACGCCACCAAAGTTTCAGTTAAACAGACCTTTTCAATATATGATTATTGATAAGTCTACGCATCTCTTGTTGTTTGCCGGTCAAGTACGTAACCCAAAGGCGACTTAG